In Synechococcus sp. PCC 6312, one genomic interval encodes:
- a CDS encoding PAM68 family protein — MTQERSAKSAASGNSQPQTSLPFQPKSKKSQKKTPKVSLTAPQPESQPSSPQKKAGLGIPEVVSNRMATRMAVCCGVPSLLGLLTFPLCYVIVKQELFELPNVAVVLVSMGCFGLGVLGLSYGVISASWEEEVPGSFLGWSEFRLNFGRIIESWQARKQNS, encoded by the coding sequence ATGACTCAGGAACGCTCAGCAAAGTCAGCCGCCTCTGGGAACTCTCAACCCCAGACTTCGTTACCCTTTCAACCTAAATCCAAAAAGTCTCAGAAAAAAACACCCAAGGTCTCCCTGACGGCCCCTCAACCTGAGAGTCAACCAAGCAGCCCTCAGAAAAAAGCTGGCCTGGGCATCCCTGAGGTGGTGAGTAATCGGATGGCGACCCGGATGGCGGTTTGCTGCGGTGTTCCCAGTCTTTTAGGATTGCTGACCTTTCCCCTCTGCTATGTGATTGTCAAGCAAGAATTATTTGAACTCCCCAATGTTGCCGTTGTCCTCGTGAGTATGGGCTGCTTTGGGTTAGGAGTGTTGGGCTTAAGTTATGGAGTCATTTCCGCCTCTTGGGAAGAAGAAGTACCAGGAAGTTTCCTCGGTTGGTCAGAATTTCGCCTCAACTTTGGCCGGATTATTGAGAGTTGGCAGGCCCGCAAACAAAATTCCTAA
- a CDS encoding ABC transporter substrate-binding protein codes for MSALQRRQFITRVGQTAGLVILGATLKSGLVGCSGNVTESNETSSSPAPVSSSGLMIPGNLQWGGEATSGAPYVFYNPQSPAELIGFEVEIAQALAEQLGAKPTFLQTSYAQLGASLAANRFDMIMNGWEIDADREKTQIFSVPYYRYGQQIVVRADDERFAKFNADSEMSLADLAGMTVGTGLGYKAQEILESDPNLTPRTYDGNLPFDDLIQKRIDAVFIDSPIVAYYVLGSGPGGTVETALKPIGRPFYLNNYVLAFNKSSPKAETLKAEIDQALGNLKTNGTLKGIYEKWKMWNSQQAEIGIS; via the coding sequence GTGTCAGCATTACAGCGTCGTCAGTTTATAACTCGGGTCGGACAAACTGCGGGACTGGTTATTTTAGGGGCTACCTTGAAAAGTGGCCTGGTGGGTTGTTCTGGAAATGTCACTGAGAGCAATGAAACCAGTAGTTCCCCAGCTCCGGTGTCTAGTTCTGGCTTGATGATTCCGGGCAATTTGCAATGGGGGGGGGAGGCAACCAGCGGCGCGCCCTATGTTTTCTATAATCCCCAAAGTCCAGCCGAGTTGATTGGCTTTGAGGTGGAAATTGCCCAGGCCTTGGCGGAACAACTCGGTGCAAAACCGACCTTCTTGCAAACGTCCTATGCCCAACTGGGGGCCTCCCTCGCGGCCAATCGGTTTGACATGATTATGAACGGTTGGGAAATTGATGCCGATCGAGAAAAGACCCAGATTTTCTCTGTCCCCTACTATCGCTATGGTCAACAAATTGTCGTCCGGGCTGATGATGAGCGGTTTGCGAAATTTAATGCTGACAGCGAGATGAGTTTGGCCGATTTAGCCGGCATGACGGTGGGTACAGGCCTGGGATATAAAGCCCAAGAAATTCTTGAATCCGACCCCAACCTGACACCCCGTACCTATGACGGTAATCTACCCTTTGATGATTTAATCCAAAAACGGATTGATGCCGTCTTTATTGATTCGCCCATTGTGGCCTATTATGTCTTGGGCAGCGGGCCGGGGGGGACTGTGGAAACCGCCCTGAAACCGATTGGGAGGCCCTTTTATCTCAATAACTATGTGCTTGCTTTTAACAAGAGTAGTCCCAAAGCTGAAACCCTCAAAGCCGAAATTGACCAGGCCCTCGGCAACCTGAAAACCAATGGTACGCTGAAAGGCATTTACGAAAAATGGAAAATGTGGAATAGTCAGCAGGCTGAAATTGGGATTAGTTAA
- a CDS encoding amino acid ABC transporter permease encodes MELAIRALPDFLKGTLNTLIYCAVSFPIAVLLGLVLAAMSTSALIWLAWPARFFIEVTRGTPIITQILLLYYGVGAILAQLDLATLVNAWTAGITALALNYAAYEAEVFRAGLNSVDRGQTEAALSLGMTNNQGFIHVVLPQAFQLVIPPLVNDFIYMLKDSAIVSVIAGMDLTSIMTSWTIRNSSNPFPLYVLALLLYLALSLPIAWFGRVCEKRVRAAFQA; translated from the coding sequence ATGGAGTTAGCAATTCGGGCCTTGCCAGATTTTCTCAAGGGGACACTGAATACCCTCATTTATTGCGCAGTCTCCTTTCCCATTGCCGTCCTCCTCGGGTTAGTGCTGGCCGCAATGTCCACTTCGGCATTGATTTGGTTGGCCTGGCCGGCCCGTTTTTTCATTGAAGTGACTCGTGGTACGCCGATTATTACCCAAATTCTCCTCCTCTACTACGGGGTTGGGGCAATCTTGGCGCAACTGGATTTAGCTACCCTTGTCAATGCCTGGACAGCTGGAATCACTGCCCTCGCCCTAAACTATGCCGCCTATGAAGCAGAAGTCTTTCGGGCTGGGTTAAATTCTGTGGATCGGGGGCAAACAGAAGCAGCCCTCTCCCTAGGGATGACCAATAATCAAGGGTTTATTCATGTTGTCCTCCCCCAGGCCTTCCAATTGGTGATTCCGCCTCTGGTCAATGATTTTATCTATATGTTGAAAGACTCGGCTATTGTCAGTGTGATTGCTGGGATGGATTTAACTTCAATCATGACCAGTTGGACGATTCGCAACAGTAGCAACCCCTTTCCTCTTTATGTGTTGGCGTTGCTTCTGTATCTGGCCTTAAGTCTACCCATTGCCTGGTTTGGGCGCGTTTGTGAGAAACGGGTCAGAGCCGCATTTCAAGCATGA
- a CDS encoding glycosyltransferase family 1 protein, with the protein MRVALVTETFLPKVDGIVTRLCQTVRHLQELGDQVLVISPAGGIKEYCGAQVHGVTGFPLPLYPELKLALPRPSIQTAIEAFQPDLIHVVNPAVLGLSGVWAAKTLNLPLVASYHTHLPQYLQYYGLSSLEGVLWQLLRLVHNQAQLNLCTSTAMIAALDRHHIDHLALWQRGVDVELFHPSKADPAMREHLSQGHLDSPLLLYVGRLSAEKEIEQIKPVLAAIPNARLALVGGGPHEAELRKYFADSPTFFAGYLTGEPLAQAFAVADAFVFPSRTETLGLVLLEAMAAGCPVVAARSGGIPDIVQDGVNGYLFEPTDPAGAMTATQKLLAQPSEKEALRQNARYEAERWSWQAATQQLQSYYQAVLRAYPAPVPIAS; encoded by the coding sequence ATGCGCGTTGCCTTAGTCACGGAAACCTTTTTACCGAAAGTGGATGGGATTGTCACCCGCCTTTGCCAAACCGTCCGGCATTTACAAGAACTGGGAGATCAGGTTTTGGTCATCTCTCCAGCCGGGGGGATTAAGGAATACTGCGGCGCGCAGGTGCATGGGGTAACGGGCTTTCCTTTGCCACTCTATCCCGAACTGAAATTGGCCTTACCCCGGCCCTCCATCCAAACGGCCATTGAAGCCTTTCAACCTGATTTAATCCATGTGGTCAACCCGGCCGTGTTGGGCCTATCAGGAGTCTGGGCCGCCAAAACTCTAAATTTACCCCTAGTGGCGTCTTACCACACTCATTTACCCCAATATCTGCAGTACTACGGTCTAAGTTCTCTAGAGGGGGTATTGTGGCAACTCCTGCGCTTAGTGCATAACCAGGCCCAGTTGAATTTATGTACCTCCACCGCGATGATTGCCGCCTTAGATCGCCATCACATTGACCATTTGGCCCTGTGGCAGCGGGGGGTTGATGTGGAGCTATTTCACCCGAGTAAAGCGGATCCGGCCATGCGTGAACACCTGAGCCAAGGACATCTAGATTCACCGTTGTTACTCTATGTCGGGCGGTTATCGGCGGAAAAAGAGATTGAGCAAATCAAACCGGTTTTGGCAGCCATTCCCAATGCTCGGTTAGCCTTAGTCGGCGGTGGTCCCCATGAAGCTGAACTGCGGAAATATTTTGCCGACTCGCCCACTTTTTTCGCGGGCTATTTAACCGGAGAACCCCTAGCCCAGGCCTTTGCGGTGGCCGATGCCTTTGTCTTTCCCTCACGGACTGAAACCCTGGGATTAGTGTTATTGGAGGCAATGGCGGCGGGTTGTCCAGTCGTGGCAGCCAGAAGTGGGGGAATTCCCGATATTGTCCAAGATGGGGTGAATGGTTACCTGTTTGAGCCGACAGATCCCGCCGGAGCCATGACAGCCACCCAAAAGTTACTTGCACAGCCTAGTGAAAAAGAAGCCCTGCGCCAAAATGCCCGCTATGAAGCAGAACGCTGGAGTTGGCAAGCTGCGACCCAACAGCTACAGAGCTATTACCAAGCCGTCCTCAGGGCCTACCCGGCTCCAGTTCCCATCGCCTCCTAG
- a CDS encoding phage holin family protein, whose translation MSLIITWLVTSLSLFVISKIEILGVEIESFPTALWSAAVFGILNATLGAVLKFLAFPITFLTLGLFALILNGVIFALAAALVSGFNLKNGFWSALFGAIALSVMNSLTFAVLGSLGIV comes from the coding sequence ATGAGTTTAATCATTACCTGGTTAGTCACGAGTCTAAGCTTGTTCGTGATCTCTAAAATTGAGATTCTCGGGGTAGAGATTGAGAGTTTTCCCACCGCATTGTGGTCTGCGGCTGTTTTTGGCATTTTGAATGCAACCTTGGGAGCCGTTCTCAAATTCTTGGCGTTTCCGATTACTTTTTTAACCCTGGGCCTGTTTGCGTTGATTTTAAACGGGGTGATTTTTGCCTTGGCGGCCGCACTGGTGAGTGGATTTAACTTGAAAAATGGCTTTTGGAGTGCCTTATTTGGGGCAATAGCCTTGAGCGTGATGAACTCCTTGACCTTTGCTGTTTTGGGAAGCCTAGGGATTGTCTAA
- a CDS encoding sodium:proton antiporter, which translates to MLESICWILLLGFGGGQLARLLKIPALVGMVIVGIILGPQVAQVIDPAILKAGAYFQKIAVMVILMKAGLGLDWEKLSQQGTVALRLGFFPAACETLVIAFAAMVLFQFDFATGLLLGCVIGAESPAVIVPGMLRLKSLGWGVSKGIPDAVLTGSALSDVLILLVFGLLMNVLGEGPAQAWYWLPLQVLMQMSLGLLCGWVLAQILVWVLVRQSWTQTLTQDTLVTAGLALALILLADQLPIFSGYLAVMGAGFFLIELDAPLARRLRSGFDSLWTVAELFLFVFLGASIQVNILGETWGLGLGILAIGTLVGRMIGWLLSTWGSNWNWKERLFLLPANSAKATVQAAIGGLPLAMGIPGGDKILAVAALSILVTAPLGAWAIPTFAPQLLSRGEVDPTKTTMTRKLTILAAVDTDSQAPIVLKKAAELARRSDAEVIVLHVIQTPETKPLETLQTQCQSLLADIRHRIMTVEGTVPAEILRISQEFQASEIILGRQGQTGWQSKLIGSVSQAILESSSTPVLIVSETA; encoded by the coding sequence ATGTTAGAAAGCATTTGCTGGATTTTACTGCTCGGATTTGGGGGGGGACAACTGGCCCGCCTATTGAAAATTCCAGCTTTGGTAGGGATGGTGATTGTTGGGATTATCCTCGGGCCCCAAGTTGCTCAGGTGATTGATCCAGCCATCTTAAAAGCGGGAGCCTACTTTCAAAAAATTGCTGTCATGGTGATTTTGATGAAGGCCGGCCTGGGCCTGGATTGGGAAAAGCTCTCTCAGCAAGGGACAGTGGCTCTGCGCTTAGGATTTTTCCCAGCGGCCTGTGAAACACTCGTGATTGCCTTTGCCGCGATGGTGTTATTTCAGTTTGACTTTGCCACGGGCCTGCTCTTGGGCTGTGTGATTGGGGCTGAGTCACCTGCCGTGATTGTGCCGGGGATGTTGCGCTTAAAGAGTTTAGGCTGGGGAGTGAGCAAGGGCATTCCTGATGCGGTCTTAACAGGCAGTGCCTTATCAGATGTCCTGATTTTGTTGGTGTTTGGCCTGTTGATGAATGTTCTAGGGGAAGGGCCGGCCCAGGCCTGGTATTGGCTCCCGCTGCAAGTCCTGATGCAAATGAGTTTGGGATTATTGTGCGGTTGGGTCTTGGCGCAAATTTTAGTCTGGGTCTTAGTGCGACAAAGTTGGACCCAAACCCTGACCCAAGATACCCTGGTGACGGCTGGATTAGCTCTAGCTTTAATCTTATTGGCTGACCAGTTACCGATATTTTCAGGCTATTTAGCGGTCATGGGGGCGGGGTTCTTTTTGATTGAACTGGATGCTCCCTTAGCCCGGCGATTACGATCTGGGTTTGATAGTCTGTGGACGGTAGCGGAACTATTTTTATTTGTGTTTCTCGGAGCTAGTATTCAAGTCAACATTTTGGGAGAGACCTGGGGCCTGGGCCTGGGGATTTTAGCCATTGGTACTTTAGTCGGCCGGATGATCGGTTGGTTGCTTTCGACTTGGGGGAGTAATTGGAACTGGAAAGAACGGCTTTTCTTACTGCCAGCCAATTCCGCTAAGGCCACGGTGCAAGCAGCGATTGGTGGTTTACCCCTGGCTATGGGGATTCCTGGGGGGGACAAAATTCTGGCGGTGGCCGCGCTTTCAATTTTAGTAACCGCTCCCCTCGGGGCCTGGGCTATTCCCACCTTTGCTCCCCAACTCCTCAGCCGCGGTGAGGTTGACCCGACCAAAACAACCATGACCCGCAAATTAACGATCCTGGCTGCAGTTGACACGGACTCCCAGGCCCCCATTGTCCTCAAAAAAGCAGCCGAATTGGCGCGCCGCAGTGATGCCGAGGTGATTGTGCTCCATGTCATCCAAACCCCCGAAACCAAACCCCTAGAAACCTTACAAACCCAATGTCAATCCTTGTTAGCGGACATTCGCCATCGGATCATGACCGTTGAAGGCACAGTTCCCGCCGAAATTTTACGCATTTCCCAAGAGTTCCAAGCCAGTGAAATCATCCTCGGTCGGCAGGGACAGACAGGGTGGCAGTCCAAGTTGATTGGATCCGTTTCCCAGGCCATCTTAGAATCCAGTTCTACCCCCGTCTTAATTGTCTCAGAAACCGCTTGA
- the hemC gene encoding hydroxymethylbilane synthase produces the protein MTAVSSPSQTVRIGSRKSQLALVQTEWVQAELQQRHPERQFDVVTMSTQGDNILDVALAKIGDKGLFTKELEVSMLRGDTDLAVHSLKDLPTHLPDGLMLGAITEREDPADGLVVNAKFKDHQLDTLPAGSVIGTSSLRRLAQLRHYFPDLTFKDVRGNLNTRLQKLDAGEYDGLILAVAGLKRLGFGARIQQVIPPEISLHAVGQGALGIECRAADPEILGIVKTLEHYPTAQRCLAERAFLRELEGGCQVPIGVNTQINGDELTLTGLVASLDGQNLVKNEITGPITAAEGLGVKLATQLKGQGAAKILAEIFTEVRPGT, from the coding sequence ATGACTGCTGTTTCTTCTCCTAGCCAAACTGTGCGGATTGGTTCCCGTAAAAGTCAACTGGCCCTGGTGCAAACCGAATGGGTACAAGCTGAATTACAGCAACGGCATCCCGAGCGGCAGTTTGATGTGGTGACCATGAGCACCCAAGGGGACAACATTCTCGATGTGGCCTTAGCCAAGATTGGGGATAAGGGCCTCTTTACCAAAGAATTAGAGGTCTCAATGCTCCGGGGAGATACAGACTTAGCCGTTCATTCCCTCAAGGATTTACCCACCCACTTACCCGATGGCTTGATGCTGGGGGCAATCACAGAGCGAGAAGATCCTGCCGATGGCCTGGTGGTCAATGCCAAGTTCAAAGATCATCAACTCGATACCTTACCCGCTGGTTCTGTGATTGGTACGTCCTCGTTACGGCGGCTGGCCCAACTCCGGCATTATTTCCCTGACTTAACCTTCAAAGATGTGCGGGGCAATCTCAATACCCGCTTACAAAAATTAGATGCGGGTGAATATGATGGCCTAATTTTGGCTGTGGCTGGGTTAAAACGCCTGGGTTTTGGGGCCCGAATTCAACAGGTCATTCCCCCAGAGATTTCCCTGCACGCAGTCGGACAAGGAGCTTTGGGGATTGAGTGCCGCGCTGCTGATCCAGAAATTTTAGGCATTGTCAAAACCCTAGAACATTACCCCACGGCGCAACGCTGCTTGGCAGAACGGGCCTTTCTCCGGGAGCTAGAAGGGGGATGCCAGGTACCCATTGGGGTGAATACGCAAATTAATGGGGATGAATTGACCTTGACGGGCCTGGTGGCTAGTTTAGATGGACAGAACCTGGTTAAAAACGAGATCACTGGGCCAATCACAGCAGCCGAGGGCCTGGGGGTTAAACTTGCAACTCAACTCAAAGGGCAGGGCGCAGCTAAGATTTTAGCTGAGATTTTCACAGAAGTTCGTCCGGGCACTTGA
- the rpsO gene encoding 30S ribosomal protein S15, with protein MVLLQERKQEIINDYQVHGTDTGSADVQVAILTERIKRLSEHLKSNKKDHASRRGLLKMIGQRKRLLSYIAKHDGGHYRELIGKLGIRG; from the coding sequence ATGGTTTTACTTCAAGAGCGAAAACAGGAAATCATCAACGACTACCAAGTTCATGGGACTGACACAGGTTCTGCCGATGTCCAAGTGGCAATCCTCACCGAACGGATTAAGCGCCTGTCAGAGCACCTCAAGAGCAACAAAAAAGATCATGCCTCCCGCCGTGGTTTGTTGAAAATGATTGGTCAGCGCAAACGTCTCCTCAGCTACATTGCTAAACATGACGGTGGTCACTATCGGGAACTGATTGGCAAGCTCGGTATCCGCGGTTAA
- a CDS encoding DUF2949 domain-containing protein: MIKTISSPAPLLLNYLKQDLSLSPESIDLAMRQWRQSRGPLPIILWQYGLITLAQLDQLYDWLDQHPQAS, encoded by the coding sequence ATGATCAAAACCATTAGTTCCCCAGCCCCGCTCCTTTTAAATTACCTGAAGCAAGATTTGTCCCTTTCTCCGGAGTCCATTGACTTGGCGATGCGACAGTGGCGACAATCCCGTGGGCCCTTGCCGATTATTCTTTGGCAGTATGGACTCATTACCCTGGCCCAACTCGATCAACTCTATGATTGGCTAGATCAACATCCCCAGGCCAGCTAG
- a CDS encoding bifunctional diguanylate cyclase/phosphodiesterase: MASTTDYPEHPDNESLAPADISDLSVPNWLVEVNSYQLVRDTFSQLPLMVAIYSLEGVLISVNEEFTQILGWTTADLVTQDVLAACYPDPSTCQQVRAWMLGGQYGWQSIPTHTRSAQVIETLWSYIRLPDGSGIACGQNINILHQAQMALLETTERYALLIMGINDGVWDWDLRTNEVYYSPRWKVLLGYQEDELGQTLEEWVNRIHPQDVERVKLNLTLHVQGQTPHFQQEYRIRHKNGQYRWALSRGQVLRDQYGQAYRMAGSLTDQTEHRMAETQLLHDALHDLLTGLPNRALLLDRLGQALRHARRRDTYHFALLFIDIDRFKVINDSLGHSSGDQLLIEFTHRLQQYLRPDDTIARVGGDEFVILLDDLGELDDALIVAQRLVSAFQAPFIVRGQSFFATASVGVHLKSDLNQPADEYIRNADIAMYRAKVAGGNRYVIFQPEMHATLRERMQLENSLYQALEKQELCVYYQPIYSLNNNQLKGFEALIRWQHPVEGLIRPDKFIPIAEETGLIIPIGAYVLWHACQQMQQWYEQFPDLNLVLSVNVSARQLSQPHLVDTVFETLTRTGLAPEKLQLEITETTVVENPDAAMQTLLKLKQQQIRLAMDDFGTGYSSLGYLSRLPIDVLKIDRCFVKDIEHNENSLEIIRAILGIAQGLKLTVVAEGIETEFQAQQLRELGCPVGQGYYFSVPLDVAATTQLIRGYSGVETVAGN, encoded by the coding sequence ATGGCATCAACAACGGATTATCCTGAGCATCCTGATAATGAGTCTTTGGCTCCAGCAGATATAAGCGACTTGTCTGTTCCGAATTGGCTGGTTGAAGTAAACAGTTATCAACTCGTCCGAGATACATTTTCTCAGTTGCCCTTAATGGTGGCCATTTACAGCTTGGAAGGGGTATTAATTTCCGTAAATGAAGAATTCACGCAAATACTGGGGTGGACAACAGCTGATCTCGTCACCCAGGATGTTTTAGCGGCCTGCTACCCCGATCCAAGCACCTGTCAACAGGTTCGCGCTTGGATGTTGGGGGGACAATACGGTTGGCAATCTATCCCCACCCATACCCGCTCAGCCCAAGTGATTGAAACCCTCTGGAGTTACATTCGCCTACCCGATGGCAGCGGCATTGCTTGTGGGCAAAATATCAACATTCTCCACCAGGCCCAGATGGCACTCCTGGAAACGACAGAACGCTATGCCCTGTTGATTATGGGAATAAACGATGGAGTTTGGGATTGGGACTTACGCACTAATGAAGTATATTACTCCCCTCGCTGGAAAGTTCTCCTCGGTTATCAAGAAGATGAATTGGGGCAGACCCTAGAGGAATGGGTTAATCGTATCCATCCCCAAGATGTGGAGCGGGTCAAGCTCAATCTCACGTTGCACGTTCAGGGGCAAACCCCCCATTTCCAGCAGGAATATCGGATTCGTCACAAAAACGGTCAATACCGCTGGGCTTTAAGTCGGGGACAAGTCTTGCGTGATCAGTATGGCCAGGCCTATCGGATGGCCGGATCCCTCACCGATCAAACCGAACACCGCATGGCCGAAACCCAACTCCTCCACGATGCTCTGCATGATCTCTTAACGGGTTTACCCAATCGGGCTTTACTCCTGGATCGGTTAGGCCAGGCCCTCCGCCATGCCCGCAGACGGGACACCTATCACTTTGCCCTCTTATTTATTGATATTGATCGATTTAAGGTTATTAACGATAGTTTAGGCCATTCCTCTGGCGATCAATTACTGATTGAATTTACGCATCGTTTGCAACAATATCTCCGGCCTGATGATACGATTGCCCGCGTGGGTGGAGATGAGTTTGTCATTTTACTCGATGATTTAGGTGAACTGGATGATGCCTTGATTGTGGCCCAACGTTTAGTGAGTGCATTTCAGGCCCCATTCATTGTGCGGGGTCAGTCCTTTTTTGCCACAGCTAGTGTTGGGGTACATCTAAAGTCCGACCTTAACCAGCCTGCTGATGAATATATTCGCAATGCTGATATTGCCATGTATCGGGCCAAGGTCGCTGGGGGAAATCGCTACGTCATTTTTCAACCGGAAATGCACGCCACTCTTCGGGAACGAATGCAACTGGAAAATAGTTTGTACCAGGCCCTAGAGAAACAAGAACTTTGTGTTTACTACCAACCCATTTACTCCCTCAATAACAATCAACTCAAGGGGTTTGAAGCCTTAATCCGCTGGCAACATCCAGTTGAGGGCTTAATTCGCCCTGATAAATTTATTCCCATTGCGGAAGAAACAGGATTGATTATCCCGATTGGGGCCTATGTTCTTTGGCACGCCTGTCAACAGATGCAACAGTGGTATGAACAGTTTCCAGATCTAAACCTAGTCTTAAGTGTGAATGTTTCCGCCCGCCAACTGAGCCAACCCCACTTAGTGGATACGGTCTTTGAAACCCTAACCCGCACTGGCCTGGCCCCAGAAAAATTACAACTAGAAATTACAGAAACAACCGTTGTTGAAAATCCCGATGCGGCGATGCAAACCCTCTTAAAGTTGAAACAACAACAGATTCGTCTGGCCATGGATGACTTTGGGACGGGATATTCATCACTAGGATATTTAAGCCGCCTCCCCATAGATGTGCTTAAAATAGATCGATGTTTTGTCAAAGACATTGAACATAATGAAAATAGCTTAGAAATTATTCGAGCAATTCTCGGCATCGCCCAAGGCTTAAAGTTAACGGTGGTAGCAGAGGGGATTGAAACTGAATTCCAAGCTCAACAACTCCGGGAATTAGGCTGTCCAGTCGGCCAGGGCTATTATTTTTCTGTCCCCTTGGATGTGGCGGCTACAACCCAACTCATTCGCGGCTATAGCGGGGTAGAGACTGTTGCAGGGAATTAG
- a CDS encoding lipid-binding SYLF domain-containing protein, whose protein sequence is MKSLIPWGLVPALVIGVTAPGLASDNLSTVTQRVETATFVLSQFTADSSQRIPPSIIRKGQGIAIVPGIVQAGFIFGGRRGAGILLVRNDKGGWSRPAFITVTGGSFGLQIGAQSSDLVLVFNNKLVVTQALSQSFRLGGNVSVAAGPVGGDVVSPSDPSPSVFSYARNSGLFAGVSLEGANLSFDSTSSNTFYGKNNLTPLQIFNNNPPLPSPPVLTGLYQALASAAR, encoded by the coding sequence ATGAAATCCTTAATCCCGTGGGGCCTCGTCCCTGCCCTCGTCATTGGTGTTACTGCACCTGGCCTGGCAAGTGATAACCTCAGCACCGTCACCCAACGGGTCGAAACCGCCACCTTTGTTCTGAGCCAATTTACCGCCGACAGCAGCCAACGCATCCCCCCTTCAATCATTCGCAAAGGGCAAGGCATCGCGATTGTCCCTGGGATTGTCCAGGCTGGGTTTATTTTTGGTGGTCGCCGTGGTGCGGGGATTCTCTTAGTACGTAATGACAAGGGTGGTTGGAGCCGTCCCGCTTTCATTACCGTCACCGGCGGAAGTTTTGGCTTACAGATTGGCGCGCAATCCTCAGACTTAGTGCTGGTGTTTAATAACAAATTAGTCGTCACCCAAGCCTTATCCCAATCCTTTCGCCTCGGGGGTAATGTTTCTGTGGCAGCCGGGCCAGTAGGCGGAGATGTCGTCAGTCCCTCTGATCCGAGTCCCAGTGTGTTCTCCTATGCCCGCAACTCTGGCCTGTTTGCCGGGGTTTCCTTAGAAGGGGCAAACCTTTCCTTTGACAGTACGAGCAGCAACACTTTTTATGGAAAAAATAACCTCACGCCGCTGCAAATTTTTAACAACAATCCTCCCTTACCCTCTCCCCCAGTCTTAACTGGACTTTATCAAGCCCTGGCGAGTGCGGCCCGGTAG
- the cobT gene encoding nicotinate mononucleotide-dependent phosphoribosyltransferase CobT: protein MSKPGLELFSPAIQIYCHPGLAQGWLTRYQQRRPAFACVLGFTETALIPGISAAGATPESRQYTALADAEFLINGPQPHPRYPLPPLTAGASPVLITRAVIQACHWPTYLFNTGLPFPPSVPMIDVSGQPTRCLTTGKAMDADLVERLWEQGLAWGEKLNPDCDYLILAECVVAGTTTALAILEGLGIPARQRIGSSHVQANHRQKWHLVQQALAHLSVPYTPMELVARVGDAMQIFAAGMIIRASQQGGVLLAGGSQMLAVYALAQALAKAENLAWQPDNIVIGTTRWITEDAGADVVGLSTDLGVPLLATQLNLGQSQFPALQAYEQGFVKEGVGAGGVAIGAALSHNWTLARLANAVEQVAAAYLESQLHYPI from the coding sequence TTGTCTAAACCCGGCCTGGAACTTTTTTCCCCAGCGATTCAGATTTACTGCCATCCAGGCCTGGCCCAGGGATGGTTAACCCGCTATCAGCAGCGGCGGCCGGCCTTTGCTTGTGTTTTGGGATTTACAGAAACGGCCCTGATTCCCGGAATTTCTGCGGCTGGGGCTACACCAGAATCTCGCCAATATACGGCCCTTGCCGATGCTGAATTTTTGATCAATGGCCCGCAACCTCACCCCCGCTACCCCTTACCCCCCTTAACTGCTGGAGCATCCCCTGTTTTAATTACACGGGCAGTGATCCAGGCCTGCCATTGGCCCACTTATTTGTTTAACACGGGCCTACCCTTTCCCCCCAGTGTGCCAATGATTGACGTTTCCGGCCAGCCAACACGCTGTTTAACGACAGGAAAGGCTATGGATGCAGATCTAGTGGAGCGTCTCTGGGAACAAGGTCTGGCCTGGGGCGAAAAGCTCAACCCTGATTGTGATTATCTAATTCTTGCCGAATGTGTGGTGGCCGGCACAACGACTGCTTTGGCTATCTTGGAAGGCTTAGGCATCCCGGCCCGACAGCGGATTGGCAGTAGTCATGTCCAGGCCAATCATCGGCAAAAATGGCACTTGGTTCAACAGGCCCTCGCCCATCTGTCTGTTCCATATACACCAATGGAGTTAGTGGCTAGGGTGGGAGATGCGATGCAGATTTTTGCGGCCGGAATGATCATACGTGCCAGTCAGCAGGGGGGAGTGCTCTTAGCAGGGGGCAGTCAAATGTTAGCCGTTTATGCCCTCGCCCAAGCCTTAGCCAAAGCAGAAAACCTGGCCTGGCAACCTGACAATATTGTCATTGGCACGACTCGCTGGATTACCGAAGATGCTGGAGCCGATGTGGTTGGCCTGTCTACAGATCTGGGTGTTCCCCTCCTAGCAACTCAATTAAACCTCGGTCAGTCCCAATTTCCAGCCCTCCAGGCCTATGAGCAGGGGTTTGTCAAAGAGGGGGTTGGGGCCGGGGGTGTCGCAATTGGGGCCGCACTTTCCCACAACTGGACATTAGCCCGTTTAGCCAATGCGGTTGAGCAGGTTGCCGCCGCCTATCTCGAGAGCCAATTGCACTACCCCATCTGA